CCGTATTAAATGTATATTATAAAACATATATTTGTGCAGACTCTTTCACATATCAAGACTGTCTTCTCATTTGTTGGAGAAAACTCGGCGATGAAATCCTTTGTGAAATGCATGGACAAGCAATACAAGTTAAGCAAGAAAGAGGCATTCATAAAAGGACTAGGTTTGGGAATGTTACAGATTGTAACTTTCTGTTCGTACTCACTGACAATCTATGTTGGAGCAGTAGCAGTAACTAGAAGATCCGCGAAAGCGGGTGAGACAATTGCGGCTGTTATTAACATCCTCTCCGGTGCAATGTAATACTGAGAACTACctttctagcaatatatcatacTGGCATGGTTATCCTAAATTACTATTCATCCAAAATAATTATCCTGCGGAGTAATCAGTGCTGATATTTTTGTTATCTGTGATTTCAGATATCTCTCAAATGCAGCTCCAGACCTTCAGATCTTCAGTCAAGCAAAAGCTGCTGGTAAAGAAGTGTTTAAGGTTATCAAAAGAAATCCAGTGATAAGTTCTGAATCAAATGGAAGAATACTGGAGAAGGTCATTGGTGACATTGAAATACGAGAGGTGCATTTCACATATCCATCCCGTGAAGATAATCCAATTCTCCAAGGTTTCTCGCTGGCTGTACCGGCAGGCAAAATTGTGGCTCTTGTCGGGAGTAGTGGATGTGGGAAGAGCACTGTGATTTCTTTGGTTCAGAGGTTCTACGATACTATGTCAGGTACACGTCTATGACATATACCTAACACCGCACAAACTTTAGCCGAGGTGTGTATAAACTTTATATAGTTTGCTTGGCTGTATTCAGCAGTGCTTGATTTTACGACTTCAGACTGCATTCTTGACATAATAAAGTTGCAAAAGTATCTTTTGTCACGGGGAACTCTTGCAATCCCCCTTTTGCTATGAAAACGGTGTCCTCTGTTGTGCCACTTGTTCTAGCATACCCTATTTTGTTTCTGCCACTTCCATGCATTAAGAAAAATAGATGAGCGGAGAGAAATACCAGAAATCATTATAAACTTAGAGATTGTAAATCAAGAAGAACAGataaaattcaaaacaaatagtGAGCCACTGAATAATTTTAATTTCTGAAGCAAAGATGTAAAAATAAATTAAACAATTTACAACGGGTAAATTTTAAGGGTCCCATAAACTTTAGAAATATCGATATGTTTCCATAGTGCAAATATTCTGATGAGAAATCCTAGTGTAAAAATTTAGAAAAAACTTAACCTTTTTTGCAACATCTTAAGTATATCCTGTTATAAAATATTACTAAATTTTCTTACTGGTTCAAAAGTGATCCATCATTTTCCCGTATTTCCAGTATTTTAATTTACCTTTTCTTAATTTATATTATCTTTTGTTTTTtaataaaaagaaaaactaaTTTTTTGATATTTTCCTAATGGTGAAACCCTTTGAACATACTTAAGTTGTCACAAATGCAACATGATGCCAGAATAGAGGAATTAAGGAGAAGATCGTTTTTAGAATGCGGAAATGTTATTGCAAGATTTTGCAGTGGAAAAAGAAAACAATCATATTATATTCTACACCAAAAGTTAAATAATATGTTGACATGTCAAACAGAACCAATTGTtgcaaaaaaaaaggaaaattCAAATGATGTGTAAAATGTAAAATTTTCAGGTTTTACTTGTGTTTGTAATACGGTGTGGAATGCAGGTGACATATTAATTGACGGTCAAAACATTAAGGAACTTGATCTGAAGTCCCTGAGGAGAAATATAGGTTCAGTGTCTCAAGAACCATCACTCTTTTCTGGTACTATTTCTGATAATTTGAGAATTGGCAAAATGAGTGCAACTGATGAAGAGGTCATTGAAGCAGCAAAAACAGCTAATGTGCACACCTTTATTTGCAAACTTCCAAACCAATACTCAACTGAGGTAAGACTTATGTTCACAAAGCAAGGACAGTGAAAATTTCACAAATCTCTCTTTTATTCTATGTTCTAAGTAAAATTATTGAGTTTAATAGCCTTACAGAAATGCAGACTACATTTCAAATTGGGCACTCCATTGTCCCTATCCCTAGGTAGTCCATAGCGAGCAGCAATTTGTTGCATAAAGGATCGCTAACTTATTTAGATACCAAATCTTTATAATAGTGAGCATTACCCCTATTCATGGATTACTTCAGGTAGGAGAAAGAGGTGTGCAACTATCAGGAGGCCAGAAACAGAGAATAGCGATCGCAAGGGCTATTCTAAAAAATCCTCCAATTCTTCTGCTTGATGAAGCCACAAGTGCTCTTGATTCAGAATCCGAGAAGCTAGTTCAGGATGCTCTTGACAGAGCTATGCAAGGGAGAACTGTTATCTTGATTGCCCACAGAATATCAACAATTATAAACGCGGACAAGATTGTTGTTGTGGAGAATGGAAGAGTAGCTCATTCTGGAACTCACAAAGAATTGCTGGAAAAAAGTGCATTCTACTCGAGTGTATGTAACATGCAGAATCTAGAGAAGGAATCTGGCCAGAGTAGAGAAAGGTAAATGTAATCAATTGCATGCTTCTTTACACTGTATAATATCCCCTTATCAAATCCATCATCACAAGAGTTCCCCGTGACAAAAGATGAATCGGCGCTGTGCTGAAAATATGTTTTTCTAAACTGGACCAACATAAAGTACCTAATTTGATTACTTATGATAAGGGTACAACGCACTCACTAGTTTATTTTGAGTGGTAAAACAGAATCACTGAACAAGACGAAGAAGAACAAGACAACAAGCCATCTTTCGCTGCAGATGATAAAGAGAAGAAAATTGAATTGACCTCAAAGCAACCGAAGCAAGGGGCCAGAAAGAGAACATCTGCTTTCTACAGAATATTTCTTCGAACATTTAAACTTGTGCCTGGTAAAGTTCTGCTGGGTtctacagcagcagcagtctctGGGATCTCGAGGCCTATATTTGCTTTCTTCATTATAACGGTTGCCATGGCATACCTGGGGACAGATGCGCAGAGAATAGTTGGCAAATACTCGGTAATTTTGTTCCTAGTTGGGTTCTTAACATTCTTCAGTAACATCTTTCAGCACTATATTTACGGCCTGGTCGGCGAAAGGGCGATGAATAACCTAAGGGAGGCCCTCTTTTCAGGTATGACACACGCACGAACATAGAGTTTTGGCTCTCTCGCCAGCTGCACTTAGCACAGAGGTAAATGGACGGTCATTGTCTTTAATGTAACACCATCTCTCTTTGCTAAATGCAGTCGTTCTTCGGAGCGAGGTAGGTTGGTTCGAAGAACCCAGGAACAGCGTCGGCTTCCTGACTGCACGTGTTGTCAGCGACACCTCAATGATCAAAACGGTTATATCCGACCGGATGTCCGTCATCGTTCAATGCATCTCTTCCATCCTGATAGCAACGGTGTTAAGCACAGCAGTGAACTGGAGGATGGCTCTAGCCGTATATGCTATGATGCCGTGCCACCTAATCGCCGGCCTCGTACAAGTCAGGTCAGCGAAAGGCTTTGCCACTGACGTCTCCACTTCCCACCAAAAGCTCATCTCGCTCACCTCAGAGGCCGTCAGCAACATCCGCACCGTGGCGTCTTTCGTTCAGGAAGAGGAGATACTCAGGAAAGCGGACCTAGCGCTTCAAGAACCGATGCGGACAATCAGGATGGAGAGCATCAAGTATGGGGCGTTGCAGGGGGTTGCGCTCTGCCTATGGCACATGACGCACGCCGTCCAGTTGAGCTGCACCATCGCGCTGATCGGCAAGGGACTGGCGACATTTGAAAACTGTGTGCGGTCATACCAGACGTTCGCGCTGACGGTGCCTTCCATCACGGAGCTATGGACCTTGATCCCTATGGTCATGTCGGCCCTCGCAGTGCTGGACCCTGCGCTCGACATTCTCGACAGAGAGACGCAGATCATCGTGCTGGATGTACCAAAAGCGTCtcatgatgaagaagacagaatTGTGGGTGGCGTCGCGTTTGAAGGCGTCAGCTTCAGCTATCCCTCCAGAGCAAAGGTGACCATTCTGGATGGCTTCAGTCTCGCCATTGAGCCAGGCCAGAGGGTCGCCTTGGTCGGCCCGAGCGGTGCCGGGAAGTCCACGGTGTTCGCGCTCCTGCTAAGGTTCTACGAGCCTAGCCAAGGAAGAGTGCTTGTAGACAGCAAGGACATCAGGGACTACAACCTGAAGTGGCTGAGGAGGCAGATAGGGCTGGTCCAGCAGGAGCCCATCCTGTTCAACCTGTCCATCCGGGAGAACATCGGCTACGGCAACGAAGGCGCGTCGGAGGCGGAGATAGTGGAGGCCGCGACGGAGGCCAACATCCACGAGTTCATCAGCGGCCTGTCGGCGGGGTATGGCACCGTGGTCGGGGACAAAGGGAGCCAGCTCTCCGGGGGCCAGAAGCAGCGGATCGCCATCGCCAGGACCATTCTGAAGAAGCCTGCCATACTGCTGCTGGACGAGGCGACCAGCGCCCTGGACGGCGAGTCCGAGAGGGTGGTGATGAGCTCCCTGGCCGCGAAGGGGTGGGGGAAGAGCGGTATCGGCGAGGCGTCGTCGAGCACGACCACGAGCATCACGATCGCGCACCGGCTGTCCACGGTGGCGAACGCGGATGTGATCGTCGTGATGGAGAAAGGTGCGGTGGTCGAGTTGGGCAGCCATGAGACGCTGGTCTCTGCGAGCAACGGTGTTTACTCGCGGATGTACCGTGTGCAGGTCAAAGGGGCGAAGGACTGATTTTCTTTTCATGGTTCTCTGATATGACCGATGTTTTAAATAGCCACTATATAGCCTTTTCACTAGAGTGCCGCTAAATGGTCTCATGTACAAATAGCCCGCTATAGCGGAGCTATAGCTGATTTTAAGGTCCGCCGCTATTTGGCAATAGCCCGCTATTTAAAACATTGGATATGACTGAGTTTCGGTCTTGTCTTGATGGGGAAACTTGCAGCCCTGTGCACTGGATAAGCTAATTGTCACTTACAGCCGTGTTTCCCTGTATGCCGACTCATATATTTACCGTGTCAACCGCGGTGCAATGGAAAGTTCAAGTGGGCTGCTTGCCCCGCTTTCAGAAAACAGAACTACAACTTACATCCAAACTCCAAGAGGATCTTTACTTTGCAAGGCAAAAGTTACATTCCAGTTACAGTTATATTGTGCACGGCTCCTCTCTTCTCGAAAATCCATACTTCTCCAATATGGAAATTTAGAGTTTGGCTAGGGACATCATCTGCCAGCAGTTATCGTCCGCGCAAGTTATACGTTCTAAGTATATAAATACCAGAAATCCAACTATTCCTTGCTGTCATGACACACACCCCTCTCCGTATTGGAAAGGGGTGATGTGGGCAATGAAGGCTGTTCAATTGGGTTATAAGCGGCATGTTGGCAATGGAAGATTAGTGAGATTTTGGGAAGATAGTTGGTTTGGGAATGTCCCTTCCCTTTGGCAACCCAATCCTGGGATCTCTACTGTGTGGTGAATCAGAAAATAGAGTTATTGATGATGTGTGGGTTGGACTTCAATTGAAGTGCTTACTTCACAAGACCTTTTTTGATAACTTGATGAATGAATGGTATGGCCTAGAAAATGTTGCTGAAGTATTATTATGGTGACTGAATAGGATGATTTCGTCATATGGTAATATGAATCTTCGTTGTCGGTATTGTTCTTCATTCTCGTTGAAATGTTCCGGCATCCTCGTGATGTAGTCAtatgtgtctggccagacgatgatggatgccatcacaccaagagggccctaagaa
The sequence above is a segment of the Aegilops tauschii subsp. strangulata cultivar AL8/78 chromosome 6, Aet v6.0, whole genome shotgun sequence genome. Coding sequences within it:
- the LOC109746580 gene encoding ABC transporter B family member 19 yields the protein MEEKDCPVESFKPEDDKKSTPPEIAVADEPFPFFCLLCYADALDWLLMVSGTIGSFVHGMAPAMSYYILGKAVDMFGDNIGNREAIVHQLTKLLPYMWSLAIITLPAGMIEITCWMYTSQRQMTRMQRAYLGSVLSQDVGAFDTDLTTANIMAGTTNHMSVIKDAIGEKMGHFISNFSTFLVAVIVAFVCCWEVGMLSLLVVPMLLVVGATYAKTMIGMSMTRTAFVSETTTVVEQTLSHIKTVFSFVGENSAMKSFVKCMDKQYKLSKKEAFIKGLGLGMLQIVTFCSYSLTIYVGAVAVTRRSAKAGETIAAVINILSGAIYLSNAAPDLQIFSQAKAAGKEVFKVIKRNPVISSESNGRILEKVIGDIEIREVHFTYPSREDNPILQGFSLAVPAGKIVALVGSSGCGKSTVISLVQRFYDTMSGDILIDGQNIKELDLKSLRRNIGSVSQEPSLFSGTISDNLRIGKMSATDEEVIEAAKTANVHTFICKLPNQYSTEVGERGVQLSGGQKQRIAIARAILKNPPILLLDEATSALDSESEKLVQDALDRAMQGRTVILIAHRISTIINADKIVVVENGRVAHSGTHKELLEKSAFYSSVCNMQNLEKESGQSRERITEQDEEEQDNKPSFAADDKEKKIELTSKQPKQGARKRTSAFYRIFLRTFKLVPGKVLLGSTAAAVSGISRPIFAFFIITVAMAYLGTDAQRIVGKYSVILFLVGFLTFFSNIFQHYIYGLVGERAMNNLREALFSVVLRSEVGWFEEPRNSVGFLTARVVSDTSMIKTVISDRMSVIVQCISSILIATVLSTAVNWRMALAVYAMMPCHLIAGLVQVRSAKGFATDVSTSHQKLISLTSEAVSNIRTVASFVQEEEILRKADLALQEPMRTIRMESIKYGALQGVALCLWHMTHAVQLSCTIALIGKGLATFENCVRSYQTFALTVPSITELWTLIPMVMSALAVLDPALDILDRETQIIVLDVPKASHDEEDRIVGGVAFEGVSFSYPSRAKVTILDGFSLAIEPGQRVALVGPSGAGKSTVFALLLRFYEPSQGRVLVDSKDIRDYNLKWLRRQIGLVQQEPILFNLSIRENIGYGNEGASEAEIVEAATEANIHEFISGLSAGYGTVVGDKGSQLSGGQKQRIAIARTILKKPAILLLDEATSALDGESERVVMSSLAAKGWGKSGIGEASSSTTTSITIAHRLSTVANADVIVVMEKGAVVELGSHETLVSASNGVYSRMYRVQVKGAKD